Below is a genomic region from Acidimicrobiia bacterium.
CAGCAGTTCGCAGGGTTCTCGCCGATCGCGGCCGACCGTGTCGCCGGGCTTCCCGCGGTGCGCGACGCGGTGTCGTTGCGGTTCAACGACGCGCAGGTGGGCAACAACGGCGAGACCGTGACGGGCATCGACCCCGTCGACCTCGACCTGGTCGTGAACCTCGGAATGAAGGCGGGGCAGCTGCGCCTCGGACCCGGTGACGTCCTGCTGCACGAGACCGAGGCGTCCGGCTACCACGTGCCGGTCGGCGGGATGCTGACGATCAGCTTCCCGCGGACCGGGCCGATCCCGCTCCGTGTCGCGGGGATCTTCACGAACGACCACTTCACCGGCGGCGTACCGGTCAAGTTCCTCGTCTCGCAGGCGACGTTCGAGTCGGGCTTCGGCGGCAGCCAGCAGAACACGCTCACGTACGTGAAGGCGAAGCCCGGTCGCGTCGTCGAGGCGAAGCACCAGATCGAGCGCGTGCTGCGCGACTTCCCGAACGTCTCGGTGCAGACGCCCGCCGGGTTCCAGCGCCAGCAGGAGCAGACGATCGACATGTTCCTGTCGGTGCTCGTCGCACTGCTGTTGCTGTCCGAGGTGATCGCGATCCTGGGGATCGTCAACACGCTCGCGCTGTCGGTCTTCGAGCGGACACGCGAGCTGGGGCTGCTGCGCGCGGTCGGGATGTCACGCCGTCAGGTCCGGCGGATGGTGCGCGGGGAGTCGGTGATCATCGCGGTGATGGGCGGCCTGCTCGGGATCGGGGTGGGCGTGTTCTGGGGTTGGGCGATGACGCACTCGCTGCGCGACCAGGGCGTGACCCACTTCAGCGTCCCTCCGGTCGAGCTCGTCGTGTTCCTCGTCGCGTCGGCGATCGCAGGGATCGTCGCGGCGGTCGTGCCCGCGTGGCGGGCCGGGCACCTCGACGTGCTCGAGGCGGTCGCCACGGAGTGACAACACTGCGGGCGGGGCTCCGGAGTGCGCCGACTACGATGACGCCTGCGCCGTGACGGCGCACCCGGGCGGTTAGCTCAGGGGGAGAGCACTTCCTTGACGCGGAAGGGGTCAGAGGTTCAAATCCTCTACCGCCCACCACAAATGCGCGGGTCAGACGGCTGATCGCCACGGCCCGTCGCAGCGAGCGGGCGCCGAACGCCTTGCTCCCCGGCGCCGCGACCCGTTCGCGTCCTCGAGCGATGAGTGGGACGCGCCGGCGGGGGTCGTACCGGCATGGCAAGGGTCCTCACCCACATGTGCATGTGGACGGTTCGTCGCCCAGCCGGACGACAACCCGGCGGAGCTGTTCGACTGGTACTGGGGCGGCGACGTCGTGGTGCCGAGCGCGCAGGAGGCAATGACGTTCACGGCGCATGCCGCGAGCGCGTCGATGTCGCGCGAGCTCGTGTCGGGATGCGGCGCGGTGATCGCCGGCCGTCGGCTGTTCGATCAGACCGACGGATGGGGCGACTACCACCCCGTCGGCGCCCGGTGGTCGTCGTGACGCACCGCCCGCCGCCTGAGGACTCGGCGACACGGTTCCCGCGAACGACGCTCACGGGCAGCGTCGAGGAGGCCGTCTCGACCGCCAAGGACACCGCCGGCGACAGGTTCGTGACGATCGCCAGCGCCGACATCATCCAGCAGGCGCTCACCCTCGGCCTCGTCGAGGAGATCTGCATCAGCGGGGTGCCCGTGCTGCTCGGTACCGCGGTTCGCTACTTCGGCGAGCTTGTCGGCGGCCACGTCATGCTCGAGGATCCCGAGGTCGTCCAAGGCACCCGGGCACTCCACCTCCGGTACCCGGTACGCCGCTGACCGGCGCCGAACGACGGCGTGCTCATCCCGGGACGATCCCGGGTCCCCGGCGCGGTTGCCACTTCCGCCAGGAACAAAGCTAAAACGGGCTTGTCAAGATACATGCGCGTCCTTACATTGCACGTATCCGCGACTTGCCGGATGCAGAGGAGGTGGTACTCATGCTGATGCGAACGGATCCGTTCCGTGAGCTCGACCGCCTCACGCAGGAGACGCTCGGCACGCGGATGCGGCCGGCGGCCATGCCGATCGACGCGTACCGCCGGGGCGACCAATTCGTCGTCCACTTCGACTTGCCGGGCGTCGACCCCGCCTCCATCGACCTCACGATCGAGAAGAACGTCCTCAACGTGTCGGCGGAGCGGCAGTGGCAGCACGCCGATGAGCTGCAGATCGTCGCGGCCGAACGCCCGCACGGGACGTTCACGCGTCAGCTCTTCCTCGGCGAGGGTCTCGACGTCGACCGGGTCGACGCGAGCTATGAGAACGGCGTGTTGACGGTGACCATCCCGGTCGCGGAGCAGGCCAAGCCGCGCCGGGTGCAGATCAGCGCCGGCGACGGCGCGGCGAAGGCGATCCAGACAGCAACCTCCTGACTGCGCCGCGACGCCGCCGGCGCGCCGCGACCTCTCGTACGACTCAGCGCGAGCGGAAGGAGGTGATGGACTCGGGCGAAGGCCAAGCTGAACCATCGCGACGGTCGGTGGGCCGCGCGTGCACGTCGTGCGCCGGACCTGCTGGCGAACGCACCCCGATGCGAACCTCGGTGCGGCGCAGCCCACCGACCGTCGGTCCCTTCCGTGAGGACGTCTCACTCGTCTCGTGACGCGTCGTCGCCACGTCGTCCGACCCGGCAAGCCGAGGCGAGCTCTTCGTCTGCCTCCTCTCGGCCACAGGCTCGGTCCGGTGAGCGCCTCGTCGCGCCACCGCGCACGTCCACGACAAACCGACACGCGCCGACACACCGGCGCTGCACCGCTCGCGGAGCGTCGCTCGCAACCTCGGTCGCGACGTCGCGGCGACGCACCCGCACCGCGATGCACGAAAGCGGAGAAAACGCGGAATACAGACGCAGGTCCGCGTTGTCGAAAAGGCTGATCGAAACAGCAGTCGCATCACCGGCGTGGCCGGAGCGAACCGGCCGAGCCGGGTGCCAGCGAGGGGGTGATTTGCATGCTGATGCGGTTCGACCCGTTCCCCGACCTCGAGCGCATGCTCGCCTCACCGTTCCGGTCGCCATCGATGGCGATCGACGCGTACCGCCACGACGATGTGTTCGTCGTGAAGGCCGACCTGCCGGGCGTCGATCCCGACGCGATCGACGTGACGCTCGAGCGCGACGTCGTGACGATCACCGCCGAGCGGACGTGGCAGCCCGACGAGCAGGACCAGGTGCTCGTCGCGGAGCGGCCGCAGGGAACGTTCAGCCGTCGTCTCTTCCTCGGCGAGGGGCTCGACGTCGAGCACATGGAGGCTCACTACGACCACGGCGTCCTCACGCTCTCGATCCCGCTCGCGGAGGCGGCGAAGCCGCGCAAGGTCGAGATCGTGTCGGGGTCGAAGCCCGCGCTCGAGACGAGCGGCGCGGCGGCCTGATCACGTCGTCGGTGGGGTCACCCGGGTGGGTGGTCCCACCCGGTCGAGGAGGTGATGACCATGGCAGTTCCTGCGCGCGCCAACGGCGGCGTCGAACGCTGGGACCCGTTCCGCGAGCTCGAGCGAACGGCGAGCGAGTTGCGGCGCTACATCGACACCGGGTTCGGCTCGTTGGTGCCCGGCCTCGCGGACATGTTCACGCCGCTCGCCGACGTCGAGGAGACCGACGACGCGTACGTCGCCGAGATCGAGCTCCCGGGTGTCAAGAAGGACGACATCGCCGTCGAGGTCGCGGGCCGGCGCGTCACCGTGTCGGGTGAGCGGCGCGAGGCAGAGCGTAAGGGCATCCTGCGGTCCCGGACCCGTTCCGTCGGGCGCTTCCACTACGAGGTCACGCTGCCCGGCGAGCTCGACGCGGAGCACGTCGAGGCGTCGCTGGCAGACGGCGTCCTCACGTTGCGGGTGCCGAAGGCGACCGCTGAACGGCCGCGCCGCATTGAGGTGCGGTGAGCCCATCCGCGGGCTCACCGCACCACGCACGACATGACCACGATCGGCGCACCGAGAGAGAGGAGGAGCACGTCGCCGTGCGCATCGCGATCGTTGCCCCACCGTGGGTCCCCGTCCCGCCTCCCGCGTACGGCGGGACCGAGGCCGTCCTCGACACCTTGGCTCGCGGTCTCATCGCCGCGGGTCACGACGTTCTCCTGTATGCGACCGGCGACAGCGAGTGTGTGGTCCCGCGTGCATGGACGTACGACACCGCGGCTGGCTTCCGGTATGGCGGCGTCGCGACCGAGCTCCGGCACGTGGTCGACGCGTACGACGCGGTGCGGGACGCGGACGTCGTTCACGACCACACGCTCGTCGGACCGCTCTACGCGACACGTTTCCCGAACGTCGCGGTCGTCACGACGAACCACGGCCCGTTCACCCATGAGCTCGCCGCGCTCTATCGCGCGGTCGCGCCGCGCGTGCCGGTCATCGCGATCTCGCACGACCAGGCGCAACGTGCCCGCGGTGTGCCGATCGCAGCGGTGATCCACCACGGCCTCGACGTCGACCGCTTCCCCGTTGGCGACGGGCGAGGCGGGTACGCGCTCTTCCTCGGACGCATGAGCCCGGACAAGGGCGTCCACACCGCAGCTGCAGCGGCGCGTGCCGCCGGCATGCCGTTGCGCATCGCGGCGAAGATGCGCGAACCCGCCGAGCACGAGTACTTCCGGGCGTGCGTCGAACCGCTGCTCGGCGGCGACGTCGAGTACGTCGGCGAGGTCGGTGGCTCCGACAAGCTGGCACTCCTCGGCGGCGCGAGCTGCCTGCTGAACCCGATCGCGTGGTGCGAGCCATTCGGGATGGTGATGATCGAGGCCCTCGCGTGCGGCACCCCGGTCGTCGCGACGAATCGGGGCGCGGCGACGGAGATCGTTCGCGACGGATGCACCGGCTTCGTCGTCGACGACGGCGACGATCTCGTCACCGCGCTGTACCGCGTCGCGGACCTCGACCGCGCGGCGTGCCGACGCGACGTGGAGGAGCGCTTTTCGGCGCAGCGCTTCGTCGCCGACCATGTCGCGCTCTACGAGGGCATCGTCGACGCTCGGCACGCGGTGCGCAGGAAGCGCGGCCTCGCGACGCTGCGCGCCAGCACCGCGTTCCGGGCCGATTTCCCGGACGTACCGCGCCCGGTCACACGTGACGGGCGGGTCGCGGAGACCATGCCGGCACGCGCGTAGCGAGCCATGCGCGATGCGGTTCAGCGAGTCCGCCGCATCCCGGGCCGTACGGCACCGAGCCCGCCACACGTTCGGCACGTCGCCACCGGCAGTCGCCGCCTCCCCTGGCACAGCGGGCATGCGAGGGGCACGGCGAGCCACCGCGTCCGGCTGGCCAGCCCGTAGCCCGCGCCGCCACACGCCGGGCACTGCCGCGCGACGCCGCCGGTGCCCCCGCACGCAGGGCAGCGCACGGCAGCGTGCGCGCTCGTCGCGCCGCGCCGGACGTCCGACGTCCCGCCATCCGCGCTCACGCGGCGCACCGGCACGTCGACGCCGCCGGAGGTCGCCGCGCCCGTCGTCTCGCGACGACGGTGAGACGCGTCGTATTCGTCACGACGGGCACGATCACCCAGCGTCTCGTACGCCGCGACGAGCCGACGGAAGCCGATCGGGTCGGCTCCAGGGTTGGCGTCGGGATGGAGCTCGCGCGCGAGCCGCCGGTAGGCGCTGGTGACCTCCGCGTCCGTCGCCGTCTGCGGGACGCCGAGCACGTCGTAGGGGTCGAACGCACGCTCGTCGCCGTTCGCGTCCATGGGTGTCGTCGCGGGTGTCGTCGCGCAGGACGTTCGTCGCCAGTGCACCAAAATTGTACGACGCCGCGCTGCCGCGCCGTGAACGTCGACAGCCGTCGACCGGATCGCACCGGCAGTCACTCCGTGTCGGCGAACAGTCCGGCGTCCGGCGTCGTGTCCGCCGGCGTGTCGAGGCAGACGAGGAGCTGGTCGGCGTCCTCGCGGACGAGCGGGAACGGATCGCCGACGATGCCAATGAGGACCTTCGGCCGGGGGAACGTGTGCGCGTCCCGACGGACGTTGCCGACGATCGCCACGGCATCGTCGGCCAGCATGATCCGCAGCCGGGCGTCCGGCGGCGTGGCCCGCTCCAGCTCCGACGCTCGCACGACGTTCCATCCGGCTGTCATCGCGTGACCAGATTCCTCGTCCGCGCGAGGAGGGTCAAGGTTCGTCGGCGCTCGCTCCACGCGCACGCGACCCGAGCGCTCGAGCCCTTCAGGCGAAGACGGGTGTCGCCGCGGGCGCGACGAGCGGCCACGGCATGCAGCCTTGTGCGGCAAGCGCGACGTCGAACAGCAACGCGTCCTCGTGATGGCGCGCGAGCACCTGCATGCCGACGGGCAGCCCGTCCACGAGCCCGGCCGGGATCGAGACCGCCGGGTTGCCACAGATGTTCGACACCATCGTGAGCGCGCCCATGCTCACGAGGTCCGGCATGCGACGCGACACGACGTCGAGGAGGCGCGCAGGCAGACGCGGGGACGCGGCCGACGCCGCGCGGATGCCCGCGAGCACCCCGCGCACCGCGTACCTCGCGAGCGTGCTGTCGCGCGCGGCGTCGACGAAGGTCCGCTGCGTCGCGCTGGTCGTGGCGTCGGCCGCGAACGCGATGTCGGGGTTCGTCGCCGCGATCACGAGATCGACCTGCTCGAACGTGCGTGCCATCGCCTCGTACGCCCTGAGTCGCAACGCCTCCGCGACCGCCGCCGTGTTGAGGTTGTACAGCGCCTGCGACGTGTACAACCCGATCGCGACCTCGTCGGTCAGGTCGGGCGCGCACGCGGGCCAACGGTCGCCGATCTCGGCGAGCAGCGTCGCGAGGTTGCCCATCATCCACTGCGCGGAGAGGCTCGGGAACGCGACGTCGACGTCGACACGGGTCATCCCGGTCTCCTCGACGAGCGCGTCCGCCGCGTCGCGTACCCGCTCCTCGACCGCTGGCGCGATGGCGCACACCCCGCCGATCGACGGCAACACCGCGACGCGCCGCCCCGCGAGCTCGTGCGTGCCGAGGGATCGCTCCCAGTCGCCCGCCGACGGCAGGCTCGACGGGTCCGTGAGGTCGTAGCCGGCGCACACGTCGAAGAAGCGCGCCGCGTCGCGCACCGAGCGAGCGAGGCATCCGAGGACGACCGTCACCGGCCGCGAGTACGCATACGGCGACCGCGAAATCCGGCCGTAGGTGCCCTTCATGCCGAGCAACCCCGTGTAACCGGCCGGGATGCGGATCGAGCCGCCACCGTCACCGCCCGTCGCGAGCGTGACGAGACCGCCCGCGACGGCGGCCGCGCTCCCGGCCGACGACCCACCCGGTGTCCGGTCGTGACGCCACGGGTTGTGGGTGACGCCGTTCAGCTTCGTGACGCCGACGTTGAGACCGCCGAACTCGCTCGCGGTCGTGAGCCCGACCGGGACGGCACCGCCGCGCCCGAGCAAACGCTCCACGAGCGTCGACGTCGTCGTCGCCACGCGGTTGCGGAAGACGAGCGACGCCTCCGTGTGCGGCCATCCGGTGACGGGCTCGAGCTCCTTGATGCCCGTCGGGACGCCACCGAAGGGCAGCGAGACGTCGGCCGTCCGCGCGACGTCACGCGCGCGGTCGGGGTCGACGAACGAGAACGCGTTGAGATCGCTCGACGCGATGGCGCGGAGCGTCGCGTCGAGCTCTTCGAGCGGTGTGCGCTCGCCATCGCGGAACGCGTCGACGAGCGAGCACGCGTCGCCCTGCCACGGAGCATCGACCACCTCGGGATCATGCCACCCCGTACGCTGCACGAGACATGGACCCGGCCATGCGCTCCGCCGTCGAGGGCGCGCTGTCCGCCCGTGTGACGCGGGTGTCGCCGGTCCACGGCGGCGACGTCGCGCGCTCGTACGCGGTCGATCTCGACGACGGCCGCCGTGTGTTCGCGAAGACGCATCCGAGCGCGCCGCCCGGCTTCTTCACGACGGAGGCGGCCGGGTTGCGGTGGTTGCGCGAAGCCGGTGCCGTGCGTGTCCCCGAGGTGCTCGCAGTCTCGGACGACGCACCGAACCATCTCGTGCTCGAGTGGATCGACGAGGGGCACGCGACCGGCTCGACCGAGCGCGATCTCGGAGACGCGCTCGCGCGCCTCCACGAGGCCGACGCGCCGTGCTTCGGTCGGGAGGACCGGCGCACGACCGGGAGTCGTGGCCTCCCCAACGAGCCGACGACGACGTGGGCCGAGTTCTACGCGACGAACCGGCTGCTGCCGCTCGCGCGGCTGGCCCGGGACGCGAACGCGCTTCCCAGCGACGCGATCGACGGTCTCGAGCGCCTCGCGCGCGGCCTCGAGCCGTTCGACACGGGGGAACCACCAGCTCGGCTGCACGGTGACCTCTGGGCGGGCAACCGTCTGGTCGACATCGCGGGCCGCAGCTGGCTGATCGACCCGGCCGCGCACGGCGGCAGTCGCGAGTTCGATCTCGCGATGATGCGACTGTTCGGCGGTTTCGGCCGCGCCTGCTTCGACGCATACGGGGAGCGCTTCCCACTCGCGTCGGGCTGGGAGGATCGAGTGCCGCTCCATCAGATCGCCCCCCTCGTGGTGCACGCGATCAAGTTCGGCGGCGGTTACGTGCGCGCGTCGGTTGCCGCGATCCGCCGCTACGGGTGACCGGTCGGAATGTCACGCCGACCCAGGCGGTTGTGCAGTTGTGAGAATGGTGTGATGCTTCGGTAGGGTCCCGCGCAGACCGGCCGACCGGCGGTCGTTAGGTTGTGCACACGTCGGTGGGTCCACGACCGACGCTGGTCCCGAGTCGCGCGGGGCGCCTCGACACCGGGTGGGGGACTGGCATGACGCAGCTTTCGATCGCACGGGACGACGTGGCGCCGGATGCCGCGGTGCTGCGACTGAGCGGCGAGCTCGACATGGCGTCCGCGCCGCTGCTCGCCGAGGAGCTGGAGCGGACGGCCGGCCGCGACGTCGAGCGGGTCATCGTCGACGTCGCGGAGCTCGGCTTCTGCGACTCGTCGGGGCTCGCAGTTTTGATGTCGTGGCACAACCGTTACGAGCAGTCGGGCCGCGAGCTGGTCTTGCGGTCGCCGCAGCCGAGCCTCGTGCGGCTCCTCGAGATCACCCGCGTCGACGGCGCGCTCCGCACAGAGTGACAGGCCGATAGTGCGGCTGATCCGTTCAGCGCGCGAGGGTCGTGTAGAGCAGCGAGCCGATCGAGATCGCGGCGACGACGATCCACGCCACGAGCGCGAGCACGATGCGGGCCCGCGTGGCCGTCGTCATCGTGAGGTCCTCGTCGTCGGTTCGCACGGGTCGCGGTCGCCTTCCCCGACCCCTCCCCACCGGGAATAGTCGCGTTACGACACTTCGCGCGCCATAGGTCCACCGGCTCAACCTCGCGCCGAACGTGACGGGGCGCGGTCGGCGTCGTAGCGTGTGCCCCCGCTGGGCGCGCAGCGGTTCGGGCAGGAGGTGCGGCGTGCAGAGCCAGACGTGGTTCGAGCCCGACGCGACGAGCGCGTCGAGCGGGTTGCTGAGCTGCACGGCCTGTCACGAGGAGGTCCTCACGGGCACGGCCGCGCGGTGCCCGTCGTGCCGCGCGCTCTACCACGTCCCGTGCTGGAACGATCTCACGGGTTGCGTGACGCCGGGTTGCAAGGGCCATCGCCGCGTCGCGAACCGCGGCCGGCTCACGCTGCTGAGCGACCCGGCCGTCGTCGTCGAGCGTCCCGCCCCGGAGCCGCCTCCCGTGCGGC
It encodes:
- a CDS encoding dihydrofolate reductase family protein → MTHRPPPEDSATRFPRTTLTGSVEEAVSTAKDTAGDRFVTIASADIIQQALTLGLVEEICISGVPVLLGTAVRYFGELVGGHVMLEDPEVVQGTRALHLRYPVRR
- a CDS encoding Hsp20/alpha crystallin family protein; translation: MLMRTDPFRELDRLTQETLGTRMRPAAMPIDAYRRGDQFVVHFDLPGVDPASIDLTIEKNVLNVSAERQWQHADELQIVAAERPHGTFTRQLFLGEGLDVDRVDASYENGVLTVTIPVAEQAKPRRVQISAGDGAAKAIQTATS
- a CDS encoding Hsp20/alpha crystallin family protein; translation: MLMRFDPFPDLERMLASPFRSPSMAIDAYRHDDVFVVKADLPGVDPDAIDVTLERDVVTITAERTWQPDEQDQVLVAERPQGTFSRRLFLGEGLDVEHMEAHYDHGVLTLSIPLAEAAKPRKVEIVSGSKPALETSGAAA
- a CDS encoding Hsp20/alpha crystallin family protein, with the protein product MAVPARANGGVERWDPFRELERTASELRRYIDTGFGSLVPGLADMFTPLADVEETDDAYVAEIELPGVKKDDIAVEVAGRRVTVSGERREAERKGILRSRTRSVGRFHYEVTLPGELDAEHVEASLADGVLTLRVPKATAERPRRIEVR
- a CDS encoding glycosyltransferase family 4 protein — protein: MRIAIVAPPWVPVPPPAYGGTEAVLDTLARGLIAAGHDVLLYATGDSECVVPRAWTYDTAAGFRYGGVATELRHVVDAYDAVRDADVVHDHTLVGPLYATRFPNVAVVTTNHGPFTHELAALYRAVAPRVPVIAISHDQAQRARGVPIAAVIHHGLDVDRFPVGDGRGGYALFLGRMSPDKGVHTAAAAARAAGMPLRIAAKMREPAEHEYFRACVEPLLGGDVEYVGEVGGSDKLALLGGASCLLNPIAWCEPFGMVMIEALACGTPVVATNRGAATEIVRDGCTGFVVDDGDDLVTALYRVADLDRAACRRDVEERFSAQRFVADHVALYEGIVDARHAVRRKRGLATLRASTAFRADFPDVPRPVTRDGRVAETMPARA
- a CDS encoding DnaJ domain-containing protein gives rise to the protein MDANGDERAFDPYDVLGVPQTATDAEVTSAYRRLARELHPDANPGADPIGFRRLVAAYETLGDRARRDEYDASHRRRETTGAATSGGVDVPVRRVSADGGTSDVRRGATSAHAAVRCPACGGTGGVARQCPACGGAGYGLASRTRWLAVPLACPLCQGRRRLPVATCRTCGGLGAVRPGMRRTR
- a CDS encoding amidase, which translates into the protein MVDAPWQGDACSLVDAFRDGERTPLEELDATLRAIASSDLNAFSFVDPDRARDVARTADVSLPFGGVPTGIKELEPVTGWPHTEASLVFRNRVATTTSTLVERLLGRGGAVPVGLTTASEFGGLNVGVTKLNGVTHNPWRHDRTPGGSSAGSAAAVAGGLVTLATGGDGGGSIRIPAGYTGLLGMKGTYGRISRSPYAYSRPVTVVLGCLARSVRDAARFFDVCAGYDLTDPSSLPSAGDWERSLGTHELAGRRVAVLPSIGGVCAIAPAVEERVRDAADALVEETGMTRVDVDVAFPSLSAQWMMGNLATLLAEIGDRWPACAPDLTDEVAIGLYTSQALYNLNTAAVAEALRLRAYEAMARTFEQVDLVIAATNPDIAFAADATTSATQRTFVDAARDSTLARYAVRGVLAGIRAASAASPRLPARLLDVVSRRMPDLVSMGALTMVSNICGNPAVSIPAGLVDGLPVGMQVLARHHEDALLFDVALAAQGCMPWPLVAPAATPVFA
- a CDS encoding fructosamine kinase family protein, which gives rise to MDPAMRSAVEGALSARVTRVSPVHGGDVARSYAVDLDDGRRVFAKTHPSAPPGFFTTEAAGLRWLREAGAVRVPEVLAVSDDAPNHLVLEWIDEGHATGSTERDLGDALARLHEADAPCFGREDRRTTGSRGLPNEPTTTWAEFYATNRLLPLARLARDANALPSDAIDGLERLARGLEPFDTGEPPARLHGDLWAGNRLVDIAGRSWLIDPAAHGGSREFDLAMMRLFGGFGRACFDAYGERFPLASGWEDRVPLHQIAPLVVHAIKFGGGYVRASVAAIRRYG
- a CDS encoding STAS domain-containing protein, translated to MTQLSIARDDVAPDAAVLRLSGELDMASAPLLAEELERTAGRDVERVIVDVAELGFCDSSGLAVLMSWHNRYEQSGRELVLRSPQPSLVRLLEITRVDGALRTE